From the Bdellovibrio reynosensis genome, one window contains:
- a CDS encoding DEAD/DEAH box helicase, producing MKFEKFHLSEDLVRNLNDNGFFRTTDIQYKAIPSIMKGEDVLAIAQTGTGKTAAFAIPIINEIHSNKSSKRSLGIKCLVMVPTRELAQQIGEVFNRLSKHTKVKPFAVFGGVEQDAQIKKLEDGIDILIATPGRMFDLISQGFIDISHIETLVLDEADHMLDLGFIEDIESIKRKITRRHQTLFFSATINPEIKKLAFSQVRSNAIRIQVSPEDPVSKNVAHFVMFVEMDDKRFFLAEYLKQNEEGKFIIFVRTRVRAERVAKALERAEIQSLTIHGGNDQADRAEVMKAFRNGDCKVLIATDVSARGIDIPDVTHVINYDLPEKPENYVHRIGRTGRGFNKGIAVSFCSQEEKPLLEDVETLLTKKIEEIKVSKNSYQAIVAQPDLGLSLQEMVLAEEARFSKGKKKK from the coding sequence GTGAAGTTCGAAAAATTCCATCTATCTGAAGATTTAGTCCGTAACCTCAACGACAATGGTTTTTTTAGAACAACGGATATTCAGTACAAGGCAATTCCATCGATCATGAAGGGCGAAGATGTTCTCGCGATCGCCCAAACCGGTACTGGTAAAACTGCAGCCTTTGCGATTCCGATTATTAATGAAATTCATAGCAACAAAAGCAGCAAGCGGTCTTTAGGAATTAAGTGCCTAGTGATGGTGCCAACCCGTGAGCTAGCTCAGCAAATTGGTGAAGTATTTAATCGCCTTTCTAAACACACAAAAGTAAAACCCTTCGCTGTATTCGGCGGGGTTGAACAAGATGCGCAAATCAAAAAACTGGAAGACGGTATTGATATTCTTATCGCCACCCCAGGGCGTATGTTTGATTTGATCAGCCAGGGTTTCATCGATATCAGCCATATTGAAACCTTGGTTCTTGATGAAGCCGATCACATGTTGGATTTGGGATTCATTGAAGACATCGAATCTATTAAGCGTAAAATCACTCGTCGCCATCAGACTTTATTCTTTTCTGCGACGATCAATCCTGAAATTAAAAAATTAGCTTTTTCCCAAGTACGCAGTAATGCCATTCGTATTCAGGTTTCCCCTGAAGATCCAGTTTCTAAAAATGTCGCGCACTTTGTGATGTTTGTGGAAATGGATGATAAGCGCTTTTTCTTGGCGGAATATCTTAAGCAAAACGAAGAAGGAAAGTTTATCATCTTCGTTCGCACCAGAGTCCGCGCTGAACGCGTCGCTAAGGCATTAGAACGTGCAGAGATTCAAAGTCTGACAATTCACGGAGGCAATGATCAAGCAGACCGCGCTGAAGTTATGAAGGCCTTCCGCAATGGTGACTGCAAAGTTTTGATTGCTACTGACGTGAGTGCTCGCGGTATCGATATTCCTGATGTTACGCATGTGATTAACTATGACCTTCCTGAAAAGCCAGAAAACTATGTTCATCGCATCGGACGAACGGGACGCGGTTTCAACAAAGGGATTGCTGTGTCCTTCTGCAGCCAAGAAGAAAAACCTTTGCTAGAGGATGTTGAGACTTTGCTTACGAAAAAAATTGAAGAAATCAAAGTTAGCAAAAATTCTTATCAAGCCATTGTAGCTCAACCCGATTTAGGATTAAGCTTACAAGAAATGGTGTTAGCGGAAGAGGCTCGTTTTTCGAAGGGTAAGAAAAAGAAGTAA
- a CDS encoding substrate-binding periplasmic protein, with product MLQLALFLIANLILCSAFARTVVINGEDDWAPYSFASKDYKSVEGLAPQIVRAAFKAQGVTAVIRPVPFARCLHEVDQGKAVGCFDTVISSETKDKFIFHPTPLFKADIVVYGPLSENPRSFTYKDLEGKTVGITNGYTYPTELITNKKIIHAPGPTEKSQVEKVANGRIQYAVLWGLTGMHLLKERPDLALKVKPLGVISSTNLYLSFSKKHKDGAKYADILEKGLGKIIADGTYERILKDFNARYNLQD from the coding sequence ATGTTGCAGTTAGCTTTATTCTTAATTGCAAATTTAATTCTATGTTCAGCATTCGCCAGAACGGTTGTTATAAATGGCGAGGACGACTGGGCTCCGTATTCGTTTGCCTCAAAGGATTATAAAAGCGTTGAAGGTCTGGCTCCTCAAATAGTGCGAGCAGCCTTTAAAGCCCAAGGTGTCACTGCAGTGATTCGTCCCGTTCCTTTTGCTCGATGCCTACATGAAGTCGACCAAGGAAAAGCCGTCGGTTGTTTTGACACTGTTATTAGTAGTGAAACCAAGGATAAATTCATCTTTCATCCGACTCCGCTTTTTAAGGCCGACATTGTCGTTTATGGCCCGTTAAGCGAAAATCCTCGGTCCTTCACTTACAAAGATCTTGAAGGAAAAACTGTTGGGATTACTAACGGCTACACTTATCCTACGGAACTCATCACCAACAAAAAAATCATTCATGCTCCCGGTCCTACCGAAAAGTCACAGGTAGAAAAAGTAGCGAACGGCAGAATCCAATATGCGGTTTTATGGGGCCTTACTGGCATGCATCTATTAAAAGAACGTCCTGATTTAGCTTTGAAAGTAAAACCTTTGGGAGTCATCTCTTCCACGAATCTGTATTTAAGTTTCTCTAAAAAACATAAAGACGGCGCAAAATACGCAGACATTTTAGAAAAAGGTCTGGGGAAAATTATTGCAGACGGCACCTACGAGCGAATCCTGAAGGATTTCAACGCTCGCTATAACCTACAAGATTAA
- a CDS encoding ArsC/Spx/MgsR family protein translates to MNQWKLYHNPNCSKSREALTLLETTGVNFHIINYIKNPLTQEELTGLISELNCSLSSLVRTKEHDFTEAPFDVNSAEEVAYRLSKEPHLMERPILQGKGVAVIGRPLENFKVLLDNN, encoded by the coding sequence ATGAATCAATGGAAGCTTTACCACAACCCCAATTGTAGCAAGAGTCGCGAAGCTTTAACTCTGTTAGAAACAACAGGAGTGAACTTTCACATCATCAACTATATTAAAAATCCACTTACACAAGAAGAGCTTACAGGATTAATTTCCGAACTGAATTGCTCGCTATCTTCGTTAGTGCGAACAAAGGAACATGATTTTACTGAAGCTCCGTTTGATGTTAATTCTGCAGAAGAAGTGGCATATAGACTCTCTAAAGAACCGCATTTAATGGAACGTCCCATTCTGCAAGGAAAGGGCGTGGCAGTTATAGGACGTCCATTAGAGAACTTCAAAGTGCTTTTAGATAACAATTAA